TGCCTTTTCTCAAGATCTTCCTCAGTCGGAAAAAAGAAGCTGGAGAGATTATAACCCAGCCCGGTGACCACAATTTTCCCGGGATCATAATCCAGTCTTTCAGCAATCTGGCGCTGCTGATGACGGTTGAGAGCAAATATCCTGTCCAGATTAGCTGCTCCCTCTTTGACTTCCCCGGCAAAACGAGGATTTTTCTGGACCTGCCTGAGACCTGTACCGTGGGAGATGCCGATAACCCGATAATTATCGAATCTGCGGGCCGCCGCAGCCGTCACCAGCCAGAGGTGATGACAGAGAATTACGGGATCGGTCAGCTCAGAAGCCGCCTTTTCGATTCTATTCAGATAGAGATCGAGTATCCGGCTTTTTTCTTCGGCTTTCAAAGAAGCATAAGTGCGGGAGCGATAGGGCATATTATCACTCATGCCGAAGATGGGAAAAGGCAGCTGATCGCTCATGAATTCAACAGGCAGAAAATCATCACGAAAATCCTCACAGTCACTCCTGCCACTTCCCTGCTGTGCTGCAGCTATCACTTTTTGATCGTAGCCTCTTTTTTCGGCTTCTTTATAGCAGGCCTGCAGATACATGCCGCTGCCGGTGCAGGCCGGCCTCTGGCCCAGCACATGAATCAATTCATCGCTCATCCAATCCCTCCTCCACTCATTTCTTTGCCGGGGCTGGTCAGAGTGCAGGGTAAATTCACGGCGCATTTGCCGCATGATTTTAACTCATCAGAATTAAAATAATCAGCATTGTTTTTGAGAACCTGATAACAGGCCTCTTTGTTTAATCCCTCGGCGGTGAGAGCCGAAAACTCGCAGTTTTCCACACATTCCCGACATTCTTTACCGGCTCTATCCAGACAAAATTCGGATTCCGGTCTGCTGTCAACCTTCATTTTCAAATCCGTAACCAGACTGCCGATTCTGCCCGCACAGCCGGATTCAGTTATCAGCATATGATGTCTGCCAAAAGTCCCCAGTCCCGCTATAAAAGCAGCGTGTTTATGAGACCAGCTGCTGACCAGTTCAGCTCGATAAAAATTTCCGGTAGCGGCTGCAAAGTTGGCCCGGCCACCCCTGGCTTCAATCTCCTGCTTGAGCTTTTCGTTTAGATGCCCGATAAGTGAATTTGTCTCACTGCAGGCCTGAGCCCAGGCCCGGGAAGGAAGATCTCCCCCGATATTAGAAGCAGGAATTTCAGCGGCAAAGGGAAGGAAATAACAGATAACAGTTTCCGCCCCGGCAAGTAAATCCCTGGGCAGCATGTGATCCTCAATCACCACTTCTTTCAGCCGGGGAAAATAATCATCCTGAGCCGAAGCAGCAGCCATAAGCGGCTGCCGCCACTGAGTTGACACCTCCGATCTCCGGGCGTAATTTTCCGTCTCTTCTTCGATCACAGTAAATAATTTTCCTTTTAAACTATTCTGCGAATTGCTCATAATAAAGCTCCTTTCATTCAGGCTGCAGCTGCCTTAATCCTTATAAATACACTGATAGGCTTATGGAATAGACAATTTTTCCTGATGACCCTGTTGTTTTTCACGGATTTAATAGAAACAATCGGCCATAAATAGGACCGAGCTGCAGGGAAGCAGTGAGCCGAGCTTGCCGCAGGACGCGGTCATAGCGAGGGCAGTCCTATTTATGGCCTGAAATAAATGCTGGTTCTGGAAAAACAACCCGGGATGAAGGAAAAATTGTCTATTCCTTTTCTACCAATTCATCAAAAAGCTCCATATTCGCCTCCAGCATGGACCCGGACATAAGATCCCTCAAAGCCTGACGGTAATGATCCGGCTGGAGTCCGGAGATTTTCTCCTTTCGGGCCATATTCCCCATAAGCACAACATTCTGCCTACGAGAATCCTCCAGGTCATCTTTGTAGACCCGGGTCAGTTCAGCCTCATACCTCTCCGCATATTCCTCTAATTTTTCTCCGGTGGTATCTTCCTCTTCTCCCAGGCGGGTGGAAAGGGTCTGCCAGGAAACATCGTAATAGATCAGCTCTCCCCCGGGCTTTAAATGAGTGGCCAGACCACGAAGGGCTTCATTTCTTTCCATGGCTATAACCTTATCCGCCTGACCTTTCTGAATAAGCGGTGAATGTATGCCCTGACCCAAACGCAGATTGGAAACCACCATACCTCCGCGCTGGGCCAGTCCGTGGGTATCCACGCCCCTGACTTCATAGCCGGCATAATCTGCAGTCCGAATCATGGTTTCGCTGAGTAAATTGATTCCCTGACCGCCAACTCCTATCAGAAAAAGATCCAATTTTTCGGCCAGCTCGTTCTGATGATCCAGCCTCTTATTCATCACCGTCACCTCCTGTTTCCTCCCGCACAAACTCAATGGCGCGGGTGGGGCAGGTCTGCAGACAGGAACCGTCTCCAATGCACAGATCTTCGTGGGCCCAGATGGTGCCATCTTCCTCTTTTTGAAAGGTGGGACAGGCAAAATCCTGGACACATTCATAAATCTGCGCACATTTTTCCTGGTCGATTCTGACATTTCGATCCCTGTAATCCCCTTTGCGGCGTTGTTCCCTGGTAAACTTGAGCATACAGGGATGGCTGGCAATAACCACATTAAATCCTTCTTCATCCACCTTCTCTTCGATCAATTCCTGCAGTCCCTGTTGATTGTAGGTGTCAATTTTACTGATATCATCAACCCCCATTCCTGCCAGCAGTTCTTTGATGGGAATGGCCTCAGTCGGCTCGTTGAAGTTGCCGCCGCTGGATGGATTATTTTGGTGACCGGTCATGGCTGTAGTATTGTTTTCCATGACCACCAGAGTCAGATCATGATCGTTGAAGACAGCATTGACTATCCCAGGCATACCGGCATGATAGAGGGTGGAATCGCCGATAAAGGCCACAACTCTGCGTTCATCATTATAAAGAGACATACCGGAACCGGTCCCCGGGGAATGTCCCATGCAGAGCAGCACCTCGCCCATATTATAGGGCGGCAGAAAACCCAGGGTATGACAGCCGATATCGGCCACAGTTATATCTTTTTCCCGCAGAGCTTTTTTGATGGGATGGAAAGCGGAACGATGGCCGCAGCCCGGGCACATCTGAGGCGGCCTGGGTTCTAAAGGTGATTCCCGTTCTTTTTGAACTTCCACCAGCCGATCGGGAATCAAATCCGGCCAGGTTCTGTGCAGCACTTTGGCCACCTTATCCGGAGTGTATTCACCCATCCAGTCTTCGATTCCCTGTTTGCCTATTATTTCTGTAGAGATCCCTTCATCAAAGGCTAAGGATTTGATCTCCTCTTCCAGGACGGCATCGAGTTCTTCCAAAATTTTGACTTCTTTATGCTCCTGTAAAAACTCGATAATATCCTTATGATTTAAAGGTTGAACTGCTCCCAGCTTGAGAATGTCGGGCCGTTTACCCTCAACCTGTTCTAAAATATCCAGCAGTGACTGATGTGGAACCCCACCTGTGATGATACCACGCCTGTCATTGTTGTTGTCTTCAACTTTATTTAAATTCCTTTCTCTCACCATATTTCTGATTTTTTCACGTTTCTGAAGGGCCCGACGCTTCATGGGAAATACTTTATCGGTTATGGGAACATAGGGGCCATTTTCCGGGGCAAACTGCGGTCTATCATCAAATTCCACCGGATTCCAGCTGCCAAAAGCAACTTTTTCCTTGGCATGACAGACATGGGTGGTTAGTCTCAGAATTATGGGCATCTTCTCCTGCCGGGAAATCTCGGCTGCTTCCTGGTACATTTCGTAAACTTCCTGAGGCGTGGAAGGTTCCAGCACCGGGGTATAGGAAAGTTTGGAGTAATGTAAATTATCCTGTTCATTCTGAGAAGAATTAGCGCCAGGGTCATCCCCCAGCACAATTACCATACCGCCGATGAGCTCCATCAGGCCCAGCTGGACAAAAGAATCCGCCGCCACGTTGAGACCGACACTTTTGAAAAAAACAGTCGAGAGGCTGCCGTTGACGGAGGCTCCAAAAGCGACTTCGGCAGCCACTTTTTCATTGGTGGAAAATTCAAAATAAAAAGGGCGGTCTTCCCGGGGCATAGAGCGGATGTCTTCGGCAATTTCCGGGGTGGGAGAGCCGGGGTAAGAAGTGACAACTCTGGTTCCCGCCTCTACCATGGCCCGGACCAAAGCGGTATTTCCAATTACTATCTCTTCATTTTCCTCGCGCGCCAGCAGAACATCTTTCATCTTTTTCATGACATCACCACCTGAATATTTTCTAACACATAATAATTCTTCTTAATAAGTAGTTCTGGATAGATTATCTTTTTCCTGTATAAGAAAATATTTGCAGGCTGGTGAAAAATGTCAGATGAGCAGCGGAAGCAAGTTTTTTAGCTGCCTTAAGATTTTCTTCATATGGTGGCTTTTCTTTAAGCAAAATCACGCTGGATCAAAAGTGAGGTTAAATCATCCTGCAGGGACTTATCTCCTTTGAATTCAAAATCTTTGAATTGATTTGTTGGAGCATTATGTAAAATGCTTTTTGGCAAAATTTTTGTTAAGAGGATATAATGTTATCGAATCATGAGCAATTAATACTTTTAAATTAAAAAAGAGGTAATAAATATGAATTTTCGTATCCATCCTTTCTGGTGGCCGCTTTTAGTTGTGTTATCTCCATTGATAATTCCCTATCTGTTATTAAAATATAGATATTTTCAGAAAAATAAAAAGAAAGCAATGGAGACCAATCGAGCTAAAATTTCACGGGCAGAACCTTTACAGCTGCAAACAGCAGAGCAGGTTGAAATTACTGTGATTACTGAAGGAAAGTCCAAACCGGGCTACAAAAGTGAACCGGGAATTTCCTATCTATTGGAGACGGAAAATAATAAAATAATCTATGATTTGAGTATGAGGTCGGGGAGTGAAATCTTCGATCATAATTTTGCGAAATTAAGTCTAAATTCCAGCCGCCCGGATGCCGTTGTTATTTCTCATCTCCATCCTGATCATATGGGAGGAATCAGGGCAGCCAGAAAGAATGAGGTCAAAATTCCTGAATCTCATTTTTTTCTTACATCTGATGATGAGAGCCTGCCTGTATATCTGCCCGCAGATGCTGAAGTAAGCCCGGGTAAAGCTATAACTGTAAATTCACCTCAATTAATAACAGAAAGCCTGGCCACCACCGGCCCTCTTACGGGTAATTTGTTTTTTTCTGGGCCGACCAGGGAACAGGCCCTTATAATCAAGTTAAAAAATAAGGGGAAGATTATCATAACAGGGTGCGGCCATCAGGGACTGAAACCGTTGATTAAATTATCAGAAAAAATTGTCCCCGGAGATATCTATGCACTGGCTGGAGGCCTGCATCTGCCGGTAAAAAGCAGCAGAATGAAGAAAGCGGGAATTGATCTGCAGAGGATAA
The nucleotide sequence above comes from Halarsenatibacter silvermanii. Encoded proteins:
- a CDS encoding thiamine pyrophosphate-dependent enzyme, translated to MKKMKDVLLAREENEEIVIGNTALVRAMVEAGTRVVTSYPGSPTPEIAEDIRSMPREDRPFYFEFSTNEKVAAEVAFGASVNGSLSTVFFKSVGLNVAADSFVQLGLMELIGGMVIVLGDDPGANSSQNEQDNLHYSKLSYTPVLEPSTPQEVYEMYQEAAEISRQEKMPIILRLTTHVCHAKEKVAFGSWNPVEFDDRPQFAPENGPYVPITDKVFPMKRRALQKREKIRNMVRERNLNKVEDNNNDRRGIITGGVPHQSLLDILEQVEGKRPDILKLGAVQPLNHKDIIEFLQEHKEVKILEELDAVLEEEIKSLAFDEGISTEIIGKQGIEDWMGEYTPDKVAKVLHRTWPDLIPDRLVEVQKERESPLEPRPPQMCPGCGHRSAFHPIKKALREKDITVADIGCHTLGFLPPYNMGEVLLCMGHSPGTGSGMSLYNDERRVVAFIGDSTLYHAGMPGIVNAVFNDHDLTLVVMENNTTAMTGHQNNPSSGGNFNEPTEAIPIKELLAGMGVDDISKIDTYNQQGLQELIEEKVDEEGFNVVIASHPCMLKFTREQRRKGDYRDRNVRIDQEKCAQIYECVQDFACPTFQKEEDGTIWAHEDLCIGDGSCLQTCPTRAIEFVREETGGDGDE
- a CDS encoding 2-oxoacid:acceptor oxidoreductase family protein → MNKRLDHQNELAEKLDLFLIGVGGQGINLLSETMIRTADYAGYEVRGVDTHGLAQRGGMVVSNLRLGQGIHSPLIQKGQADKVIAMERNEALRGLATHLKPGGELIYYDVSWQTLSTRLGEEEDTTGEKLEEYAERYEAELTRVYKDDLEDSRRQNVVLMGNMARKEKISGLQPDHYRQALRDLMSGSMLEANMELFDELVEKE
- a CDS encoding epoxyqueuosine reductase — protein: MSNSQNSLKGKLFTVIEEETENYARRSEVSTQWRQPLMAAASAQDDYFPRLKEVVIEDHMLPRDLLAGAETVICYFLPFAAEIPASNIGGDLPSRAWAQACSETNSLIGHLNEKLKQEIEARGGRANFAAATGNFYRAELVSSWSHKHAAFIAGLGTFGRHHMLITESGCAGRIGSLVTDLKMKVDSRPESEFCLDRAGKECRECVENCEFSALTAEGLNKEACYQVLKNNADYFNSDELKSCGKCAVNLPCTLTSPGKEMSGGGIG
- a CDS encoding MBL fold metallo-hydrolase — encoded protein: MNFRIHPFWWPLLVVLSPLIIPYLLLKYRYFQKNKKKAMETNRAKISRAEPLQLQTAEQVEITVITEGKSKPGYKSEPGISYLLETENNKIIYDLSMRSGSEIFDHNFAKLSLNSSRPDAVVISHLHPDHMGGIRAARKNEVKIPESHFFLTSDDESLPVYLPADAEVSPGKAITVNSPQLITESLATTGPLTGNLFFSGPTREQALIIKLKNKGKIIITGCGHQGLKPLIKLSEKIVPGDIYALAGGLHLPVKSSRMKKAGIDLQRIIGTGKSPWQKPGRDELNNTIKLINEVNPERVLLSPHDSSDFALRALQKQLSAKTDILKSGDSFTI